In Nocardia sputorum, a single genomic region encodes these proteins:
- a CDS encoding phosphoglycerate kinase, translating to MAVKTLADLLGEGVEGRGVLVRSDLNVPLDDNGQITDPGRIVASAPTIKALAEAGAKVVVTAHLGRPKGGPDPKLSLAPVAARLAEELGRNVQLAGDVVGQDALARSEGLTDGDVLLLENIRFDPRETSKDDADRAKLAAALVELVGDDGAFVSDGFGVVHRKQASVYDVAEQLPHYAGTLVAAEVDVLAKLTENPDRPYAVVLGGSKVSDKLAVIEALAPKVDTLVIGGGMCFTFLAAQGLSVGASLLQEEMVDTCKQLLEQFADVIHLPRDIVVADKFAADAESKVVPAHEIPDGWLGLDIGPDSVDRFSALLTEARTVFWNGPMGVFEFEKFAAGTRGVAEAIVTATGKGAFTVVGGGDSAAAVRALGLPEDGFSHISTGGGASLEYLEGKELPGIAVLEG from the coding sequence ATGGCTGTCAAGACACTCGCGGATCTGCTCGGCGAGGGTGTCGAGGGCCGGGGCGTGCTGGTGCGCTCCGACCTGAACGTCCCCCTCGACGACAACGGACAGATCACGGACCCCGGCCGCATCGTCGCGTCGGCGCCGACCATCAAGGCGCTCGCCGAGGCGGGCGCCAAGGTGGTCGTGACCGCGCACCTCGGCAGGCCGAAGGGCGGCCCGGACCCGAAGCTGTCGCTGGCGCCGGTGGCCGCCAGGCTCGCGGAGGAGCTGGGTCGCAACGTCCAGCTCGCCGGTGACGTGGTGGGCCAGGACGCGCTCGCGCGGTCGGAGGGCCTCACCGACGGCGACGTGCTGCTGCTGGAGAACATCCGGTTCGACCCGCGCGAGACCAGCAAGGACGACGCCGACCGGGCCAAGCTGGCCGCGGCGCTGGTCGAGCTGGTCGGCGACGACGGCGCGTTCGTCTCCGACGGGTTCGGTGTGGTGCACCGCAAGCAGGCGTCGGTGTACGACGTCGCCGAGCAGCTGCCGCACTACGCGGGCACGCTGGTCGCGGCCGAGGTCGACGTGCTGGCCAAGCTCACCGAGAACCCGGACCGGCCGTACGCCGTCGTGCTCGGCGGGTCGAAGGTCTCCGACAAGCTGGCGGTCATCGAAGCGCTCGCCCCGAAGGTCGACACGCTGGTGATCGGCGGCGGCATGTGCTTCACTTTCCTTGCGGCACAGGGCCTTTCGGTGGGCGCCTCGCTGCTGCAGGAGGAGATGGTGGACACCTGCAAGCAGCTGCTCGAGCAGTTCGCCGACGTCATCCACCTGCCGCGCGACATCGTGGTGGCCGACAAGTTCGCCGCCGACGCGGAGTCGAAAGTGGTTCCCGCGCACGAGATCCCGGACGGCTGGCTCGGCCTGGACATCGGCCCGGATTCGGTGGACCGATTCTCGGCGTTGCTGACCGAGGCGCGGACCGTCTTCTGGAACGGGCCGATGGGCGTGTTCGAGTTCGAGAAGTTCGCGGCGGGCACCCGCGGGGTGGCCGAGGCGATCGTGACCGCCACCGGCAAGGGCGCCTTCACCGTGGTCGGTGGCGGTGACTCCGCCGCGGCCGTGCGGGCGCTCGGCTTGCCGGAGGACGGTTTCTCGCACATCTCCACCGGCGGCGGCGCGTCGCTGGAGTACTTGGAGGGCAAGGAACTCCCCGGCATCGCGGTGTTGGAGGGCTGA
- the tpiA gene encoding triose-phosphate isomerase: MARKPLIAGNWKMNLNHLEAIALVQKIAFALPEKYFDKVDVAVIPPFTDIRSVQTLVEGDKLLLTYGGQDVSVHESGAYTGEISASMLAKLGCTFVVVGHSERRQYHTEDDATVLAKAKQALKHGITPIVCIGEGLNIREAGTHVEYNLEQLRGSLKGLTAEEISKIVIAYEPVWAIGTGKVATPADAQEVCGAIRGELEKLAGPEVAAGVRVLYGGSVNAKNVGELVAQSDIDGALVGGASLKGDEFATLSAIAAGGPLP; this comes from the coding sequence ATGGCACGCAAACCGCTCATCGCGGGCAACTGGAAGATGAACCTCAACCACCTCGAGGCCATCGCCCTGGTGCAGAAGATCGCGTTCGCTTTGCCGGAGAAGTACTTCGACAAGGTGGACGTGGCGGTGATCCCGCCGTTCACCGACATCCGCAGCGTGCAGACGCTGGTCGAAGGGGACAAGCTCCTGCTCACCTACGGCGGCCAGGACGTCTCGGTGCACGAGTCGGGCGCCTACACCGGTGAGATCAGCGCGAGCATGCTCGCCAAGCTGGGCTGCACCTTCGTCGTGGTCGGGCACTCCGAGCGGCGTCAGTACCACACCGAGGACGACGCCACCGTGCTCGCCAAAGCCAAGCAGGCGTTGAAGCACGGGATCACCCCGATCGTGTGCATCGGCGAGGGCTTGAACATCCGCGAGGCGGGCACGCACGTCGAGTACAACCTCGAGCAGCTGCGGGGATCGCTGAAAGGCTTGACAGCGGAGGAGATCTCCAAGATCGTCATCGCCTATGAGCCGGTGTGGGCGATCGGCACCGGCAAGGTCGCCACCCCCGCCGACGCGCAGGAGGTCTGCGGCGCGATCCGCGGGGAGTTGGAGAAGCTGGCCGGACCTGAGGTCGCGGCGGGCGTCCGCGTGCTCTACGGCGGGTCGGTGAACGCCAAGAACGTCGGAGAACTGGTCGCGCAGAGCGACATCGACGGCGCCTTGGTCGGCGGCGCTTCGCTCAAGGGTGACGAATTCGCCACCCTCTCCGCGATCGCCGCGGGCGGCCCCTTGCCCTGA
- a CDS encoding DUF1579 family protein, giving the protein MTLRKLTRALPGALLTLAVLVGCSGESSHDHDHHDVASSAAIPVRPEQQDAGHRRLDQLVGEWKGDKSTFVAGGTAENPTKREIVSRWAWIAETGNNFLREEAEDIHGSSAYYRLGLLGFGPTDNRYEWTTVDSITPMTMSYKGAKGSGGDADIVMAGEFTDPGVLGPQFVGKTIPMRTLIRLESADRVVMEIYFAPPGEAERIADRVVLTRKK; this is encoded by the coding sequence GTGACGCTTCGCAAGCTGACCCGCGCACTTCCGGGAGCGCTACTCACGCTGGCCGTCCTCGTCGGCTGTTCCGGCGAATCGTCCCACGATCACGATCACCACGACGTGGCATCGAGTGCGGCGATCCCGGTGCGGCCGGAGCAGCAGGACGCGGGACATCGCAGGCTCGATCAACTCGTCGGGGAGTGGAAGGGCGACAAGTCGACCTTCGTCGCCGGCGGCACGGCGGAGAACCCGACCAAGCGGGAGATCGTCTCACGCTGGGCGTGGATCGCCGAGACCGGCAACAATTTCCTGCGTGAAGAAGCCGAGGACATCCACGGCAGCAGTGCGTATTACCGGCTCGGACTCCTCGGTTTCGGACCGACCGACAACCGCTACGAGTGGACGACCGTCGACAGCATCACGCCCATGACGATGAGTTACAAGGGCGCGAAGGGCAGCGGCGGCGATGCCGACATCGTCATGGCCGGTGAATTCACCGATCCGGGCGTGCTCGGCCCGCAGTTCGTCGGCAAGACCATCCCGATGCGCACGCTGATCCGGCTGGAGTCGGCCGACCGGGTGGTCATGGAGATCTATTTCGCGCCGCCCGGCGAAGCGGAGCGGATCGCCGACCGCGTCGTGCTCACCAGGAAGAAGTAG
- a CDS encoding META domain-containing protein, translating into MAALFARSAPLVLVALCAIAACSRGEPDRGGGEPTPVGRTFLSTDVEGAPIPGGGPLTISFTEDRVAADAGCNKFTGAVSLDDQVLRVSGLATTLMACEDERHGADEWLSGLLNSRPSWRLEGSRLTLRSPDRTVTLLDKKVARPDKPVNGTAWQVTALITDNSSIRSRALDEAQPTLTIAEDGSVSGSTGCNRLTGSAEVSGTQITFRIATTKMLCSPEVMEVEQSMLKAMDGKTTATVDAETLTLRNDNGAGLVLHAQ; encoded by the coding sequence ATGGCGGCACTCTTCGCGCGATCAGCACCGCTCGTCCTGGTCGCCCTCTGCGCGATCGCGGCGTGCTCGAGGGGAGAGCCGGATCGCGGCGGGGGCGAGCCGACCCCGGTGGGCCGCACCTTTCTCTCGACGGACGTCGAAGGCGCCCCGATTCCCGGCGGCGGCCCGTTGACGATCAGCTTCACCGAAGACCGGGTAGCGGCCGACGCGGGGTGCAACAAGTTCACCGGCGCGGTCTCTCTGGACGACCAGGTCCTGCGCGTCTCCGGCTTGGCCACCACCCTGATGGCCTGCGAGGACGAACGGCACGGCGCCGACGAGTGGCTCAGCGGCCTGCTGAATTCCCGGCCCAGCTGGCGTCTGGAGGGCTCGCGGCTCACCCTGCGCAGTCCCGACCGCACGGTGACCTTGCTCGACAAGAAGGTCGCTCGGCCGGACAAACCGGTCAACGGCACGGCATGGCAGGTCACCGCGCTCATCACCGACAACAGCAGTATCCGCTCGCGCGCTCTGGACGAGGCGCAGCCGACGCTCACCATCGCCGAGGACGGCAGCGTCTCCGGCAGCACCGGATGCAATCGCCTCACCGGCAGCGCCGAGGTGTCCGGTACGCAGATCACCTTCCGGATCGCCACCACGAAGATGCTGTGCTCGCCGGAGGTGATGGAGGTCGAGCAGTCCATGCTGAAGGCCATGGACGGCAAGACCACCGCCACGGTGGACGCCGAGACGCTGACCCTGCGCAACGACAACGGCGCGGGCCTGGTCCTGCACGCGCAGTGA
- a CDS encoding DMT family transporter, whose product MSSSVSSAARSGVVHLIGAGFLWGTGGLLGTLVHRATGLPPVSVATCRLAVGGLLLVVLLMGTRRPWPRDPSAWRRIGAVAVLAAVFQAAYFGAVAASSVSLATLITIGMSPVVVAGLEHVTGRHAVDRRRAVTIGIALGGLALLVGAPTSRAGAGALLVGAALAAVAAVAFATVTVLNAAPVPGLDAMTTTGLGFTGGAVLLVPLAALGGLTFDPTPAGLALVLMLGLAPTAVAYTLYFRGLSEAGPGIAAVLALLEPLTGAALAAVVLGERLTVPGLVGAALLIVALLLAATAARTADQGPDAASGRRRRRD is encoded by the coding sequence ATGTCCTCATCTGTGTCCTCTGCCGCCCGTTCCGGGGTGGTCCACCTCATCGGCGCCGGATTCCTCTGGGGTACCGGCGGTCTGCTCGGCACGCTGGTCCATCGGGCCACCGGTTTGCCGCCCGTCTCGGTAGCCACTTGCCGCCTCGCCGTCGGCGGACTGCTGCTGGTGGTCCTGCTCATGGGCACGCGGCGGCCGTGGCCGCGGGATCCGTCGGCCTGGCGCCGGATCGGCGCGGTCGCGGTGCTCGCCGCGGTCTTCCAGGCCGCTTACTTCGGCGCTGTCGCGGCGTCGTCGGTCAGCCTCGCGACACTGATCACGATCGGCATGTCGCCGGTGGTCGTCGCGGGGCTGGAGCACGTCACCGGCCGGCATGCGGTGGACCGGCGCCGCGCGGTGACGATCGGCATCGCCCTGGGCGGACTGGCGTTGCTGGTCGGCGCGCCGACCAGCCGTGCCGGTGCGGGCGCGTTACTGGTGGGCGCGGCGCTGGCGGCGGTGGCCGCGGTGGCGTTCGCGACGGTCACCGTGCTCAACGCGGCGCCGGTGCCCGGGCTGGACGCGATGACCACGACGGGCCTCGGGTTCACCGGCGGCGCGGTGCTGCTCGTTCCGCTCGCCGCACTGGGCGGGCTGACGTTCGACCCGACGCCTGCCGGTCTCGCGCTGGTTCTGATGCTGGGGCTCGCGCCCACGGCGGTCGCCTACACCTTGTACTTCCGTGGGCTGTCGGAGGCGGGCCCTGGCATCGCCGCGGTGCTGGCCCTGCTCGAACCGCTCACGGGTGCGGCGCTGGCGGCGGTGGTCCTGGGCGAACGCCTCACGGTGCCGGGGCTGGTCGGGGCCGCGTTGCTGATCGTGGCGTTGCTGCTGGCCGCGACAGCGGCGCGTACGGCGGACCAGGGGCCGGACGCGGCGTCAGGGCGGCGTCGTCGCCGCGACTAA
- a CDS encoding MFS transporter, producing the protein MTTAATTPISTWAPLRAPVYRALWVAQLVSNLGTWMQTVGAQWIMVDQPNAAALVSFVQTAITLPVMLLAIPSGVIADLVDRRRLLLGAQSTMAVLALLLAVSTATGHTTPTVLLTLLFLLGCGQALTAPAWQAIQPELVSREQIPAASALGSMNINIGRAVGPALAGALVSLSGPTLVFALNAVSFVGIVAVLTVWRRPATDRRLPTERPLAALQAGTRFIRAAPAIRRVLLRSILFIAPASAVWALLPVIARDRLGLSSSGYGLMLGALGVGAVLGAAALSRLRAWLTPTQRLTIAAILFGAATAGTALLRVLPVVLVLLVFAGLAWLLAMSTMNSTMQLLLPAWVRARGLSVYLLVFMGGQAIGSLVWGLVADAIGSVPALLWAAALLAFCAVSTVWLPIRNDPEVLDLTPSAFWPEPELAVVPDPDDGPVLILRSYDVPPEDVEEFLAAMAFVGRSRQRTGAMEWRLYRDVGVVDRFVEAFVVRSWAEHMHQHQVRLTAQDQLREEAVAKFGAAEGDQVTHLVAVDRR; encoded by the coding sequence GTGACAACTGCCGCGACGACCCCGATCTCCACCTGGGCGCCGCTGCGGGCACCGGTGTACCGCGCGCTGTGGGTGGCGCAGCTGGTGTCGAATCTCGGCACCTGGATGCAGACCGTCGGCGCGCAATGGATCATGGTCGACCAGCCCAACGCGGCGGCGCTGGTGTCGTTCGTGCAGACCGCCATCACGCTTCCGGTGATGCTGCTTGCCATCCCGTCCGGGGTGATCGCCGACCTGGTGGACCGGCGCAGGCTGTTGCTCGGCGCCCAGTCCACGATGGCGGTACTGGCCCTGCTGCTCGCCGTGTCGACGGCGACGGGCCACACCACGCCCACGGTGCTGCTCACCTTGTTGTTCCTGCTCGGTTGCGGCCAGGCGTTGACCGCGCCGGCCTGGCAGGCGATCCAACCCGAACTGGTCTCGCGCGAGCAGATCCCGGCGGCGTCCGCGCTGGGCAGCATGAACATCAACATCGGCAGGGCGGTGGGACCCGCGCTGGCGGGCGCGCTGGTCTCGCTGTCCGGGCCGACGCTGGTGTTCGCGCTGAACGCGGTGTCGTTCGTCGGGATCGTCGCGGTACTGACGGTCTGGCGCCGGCCGGCGACCGACCGGCGCCTGCCCACCGAGCGCCCTTTGGCAGCGCTGCAGGCCGGCACCCGGTTCATCCGCGCGGCGCCCGCGATCCGCCGGGTGCTGCTGCGTTCGATCCTGTTCATCGCGCCCGCGAGCGCGGTGTGGGCGCTGCTGCCGGTGATCGCGCGCGACCGGCTCGGGCTGTCGTCGTCGGGGTACGGCTTGATGCTCGGAGCCCTCGGCGTCGGCGCGGTGCTGGGCGCGGCGGCGCTGTCCCGACTGCGGGCGTGGCTGACCCCGACACAGCGGCTGACCATCGCCGCGATCCTGTTCGGAGCGGCGACGGCGGGCACGGCGCTGCTGCGCGTGCTGCCGGTGGTGCTGGTGCTGCTGGTGTTCGCGGGGCTGGCGTGGCTGCTGGCGATGTCCACCATGAACTCGACCATGCAACTGCTGCTGCCCGCCTGGGTGCGGGCGCGTGGGCTGTCGGTGTACCTGCTGGTGTTCATGGGCGGACAGGCGATCGGTTCGCTGGTCTGGGGTCTGGTCGCCGACGCGATCGGCTCGGTACCCGCGCTGCTGTGGGCGGCGGCGCTGCTGGCGTTCTGCGCGGTGAGCACGGTGTGGCTGCCCATCCGGAACGACCCCGAGGTGCTCGACCTGACACCTTCGGCGTTCTGGCCGGAACCGGAGCTGGCGGTCGTGCCCGATCCCGACGACGGTCCGGTGCTGATCCTGCGCAGTTACGACGTGCCGCCGGAGGACGTCGAGGAATTCCTCGCCGCCATGGCCTTCGTCGGCCGGTCACGGCAGCGCACCGGCGCGATGGAATGGCGTCTGTATCGCGACGTCGGCGTGGTCGACCGCTTCGTCGAGGCGTTCGTCGTACGGTCGTGGGCCGAGCACATGCACCAGCATCAGGTCCGGCTCACCGCGCAGGATCAGCTGCGGGAAGAGGCCGTCGCGAAGTTCGGCGCCGCCGAGGGCGACCAGGTCACCCACCTGGTCGCGGTGGACCGGCGCTGA
- the secG gene encoding preprotein translocase subunit SecG has translation MRMFLDILLIITSVLLVLLVLLHRAKGGGLSSLFGGGVQSSLSGSTVVEKNLDRVTIFTGVIWLIAILGIGLEIKFA, from the coding sequence ATGCGGATGTTCCTGGATATCCTCCTGATCATCACCAGCGTGCTGCTGGTGCTGCTGGTGCTGCTGCACCGCGCCAAGGGTGGAGGTCTGTCCAGCCTGTTCGGTGGCGGCGTGCAGTCCAGCCTGTCCGGGTCCACCGTCGTGGAGAAGAACCTCGACCGCGTCACCATCTTCACCGGCGTCATCTGGCTGATCGCCATTCTCGGCATCGGCCTGGAGATCAAGTTCGCCTGA